A window of the Nibribacter ruber genome harbors these coding sequences:
- a CDS encoding DUF3109 family protein: protein MIVLQNTVLSDDLKDKFFVCNLDKCKGACCVEGDLGAPLEKEELSILSEVYDHVKPYMSAEGVKAIEEQGLYVEDFEGDYSTTTIGDRECAYAIYDENLTLKCAIEQAYLEGKISWKKPISCHLYPIRITKYDGFEALNYDRWEICNPACSFGAELGVPVYKFLREPLIRRYGEEWFNELDAMVANEALAK from the coding sequence ATGATAGTACTACAGAATACCGTCCTTTCTGACGACCTGAAAGATAAGTTCTTCGTCTGCAACCTGGACAAGTGCAAAGGGGCCTGCTGCGTGGAAGGTGATTTGGGCGCTCCTTTGGAGAAGGAGGAACTTTCCATCCTATCTGAAGTCTACGATCATGTGAAGCCCTACATGTCTGCCGAAGGAGTGAAGGCCATTGAGGAGCAGGGCTTGTACGTGGAAGATTTTGAGGGCGATTACAGCACCACCACCATTGGGGACCGCGAATGCGCCTACGCCATCTATGATGAGAACCTCACCCTCAAGTGCGCCATTGAACAGGCCTACCTGGAAGGAAAAATATCCTGGAAGAAACCCATCTCCTGCCATCTGTACCCTATCAGGATCACCAAATATGATGGGTTTGAAGCCCTGAATTATGATCGTTGGGAAATCTGCAACCCTGCCTGTTCCTTCGGGGCAGAATTAGGCGTGCCGGTCTACAAATTTCTGCGCGAACCGTTGATTAGAAGATACGGCGAAGAATGGTTCAACGAGCTGGATGCCATGGTGGCCAATGAAGCCTTGGCCAAGTAG
- the accC gene encoding acetyl-CoA carboxylase biotin carboxylase subunit, which translates to MFKKILIANRGEIALRIIRTCKEMGIKTVAVYSTADKESLHVRFADEAVCIGPAPSAQSYLNIPNLIAAAEITNADAIHPGYGFLSENAEFSRICAENGIKFIGAAPEMINSMGDKSSAKEYMKKAGVPTIPGSEGLLSSAEQGKKLAAKIKYPVIIKATAGGGGRGMRIIKSEDEFDKAWNDARQEAKAAFGNDGMYLEKFVEEPRHIEIQIVGDQFGTVCHLSERDCSIQRRHQKLIEETPSPFIDEDLRERMGQAAIAGAAAINYEGVGTIEFLVDKHKDFYFMEMNTRIQVEHPITEEVVNYDLIKEQIKVAAGIPISGKNYYPQMHAIECRINAEDPKAGFRPSPGKINVLHIPGGHGVRVDTHVYAGYTIPANYDSMIAKLIVSAQTREEAIVKMKRALSEFVIEGVKTTIPFHLAMMDDEGFKSGEFTTSYLDSYDFTKL; encoded by the coding sequence ATGTTTAAAAAGATACTAATCGCTAACCGGGGCGAGATTGCGTTGCGGATCATTCGTACCTGCAAAGAGATGGGCATTAAGACGGTAGCCGTTTACTCTACCGCAGACAAGGAGAGCTTGCACGTACGCTTCGCGGATGAGGCAGTATGTATTGGCCCCGCCCCTAGCGCCCAGTCTTACCTGAACATCCCCAACCTGATCGCCGCGGCAGAAATCACCAACGCCGACGCCATTCACCCGGGCTACGGTTTCCTTTCAGAAAACGCGGAGTTCTCCAGAATCTGTGCTGAAAACGGCATTAAGTTCATTGGCGCGGCCCCAGAAATGATCAACTCCATGGGCGACAAGTCGTCTGCCAAGGAGTACATGAAGAAGGCCGGCGTGCCTACCATTCCTGGTTCTGAAGGTCTTTTGTCCTCTGCCGAGCAAGGCAAGAAACTAGCCGCCAAAATCAAATACCCGGTCATCATCAAGGCCACCGCTGGTGGTGGTGGACGCGGTATGCGCATTATCAAGTCTGAGGACGAGTTTGACAAAGCCTGGAACGACGCCCGTCAGGAAGCCAAGGCAGCTTTCGGGAACGATGGCATGTACCTGGAGAAATTTGTGGAGGAGCCCCGTCACATTGAAATCCAGATTGTAGGCGACCAGTTTGGAACGGTATGTCACCTCTCTGAGCGTGACTGTTCTATCCAGCGCCGTCACCAGAAATTGATTGAGGAAACGCCTTCGCCGTTCATTGATGAGGACCTGCGTGAGCGCATGGGCCAAGCCGCCATTGCCGGTGCCGCCGCCATCAACTATGAAGGTGTGGGTACTATTGAGTTCCTGGTAGACAAGCACAAGGACTTCTACTTCATGGAGATGAACACCCGTATTCAGGTGGAGCATCCTATCACGGAAGAAGTGGTGAACTATGACTTGATCAAAGAACAAATCAAAGTAGCCGCCGGTATTCCAATCTCTGGTAAGAACTATTATCCGCAGATGCATGCCATTGAGTGCCGCATCAACGCAGAGGACCCGAAGGCAGGCTTCCGCCCAAGCCCAGGCAAAATCAACGTTCTGCACATACCTGGCGGCCACGGCGTGCGCGTAGATACGCACGTGTATGCGGGCTACACCATTCCAGCCAACTATGACTCCATGATTGCCAAACTGATTGTAAGCGCCCAAACGCGCGAAGAGGCGATTGTGAAGATGAAGCGGGCTTTGAGTGAGTTTGTGATTGAGGGCGTAAAAACCACCATTCCATTCCACTTAGCCATGATGGATGATGAAGGATTCAAGTCTGGTGAGTTCACGACCAGCTACCTAGACAGCTACGACTTCACCAAGTTGTAA
- the accB gene encoding acetyl-CoA carboxylase biotin carboxyl carrier protein encodes MKAKELQELIDFIAKSGLNKVDIETEEFKISVQREPNQKVSYVTGGAPAQQAAPAPAAQAAPQASAPAPAAPAAPAAAADDSSRYVTIKAPMIGTLYRSANPESPAFVNVGDEIKKGQVICIIEAMKLFNEIESEVSGRIVKVLTDNATPVEYDQPLFLVDPS; translated from the coding sequence ATGAAAGCTAAGGAACTACAAGAACTCATTGATTTCATCGCGAAATCTGGTCTGAACAAAGTAGACATTGAAACAGAGGAATTCAAAATTTCTGTACAACGTGAGCCTAACCAAAAAGTAAGCTACGTAACGGGTGGCGCTCCTGCGCAACAAGCCGCGCCTGCTCCAGCCGCCCAGGCTGCTCCGCAAGCGTCTGCCCCTGCTCCGGCTGCCCCAGCAGCACCGGCCGCCGCCGCAGATGACAGCAGCCGCTACGTAACCATCAAGGCGCCTATGATTGGCACCCTGTACCGTTCAGCCAACCCAGAGTCTCCGGCGTTTGTGAACGTAGGCGATGAAATCAAAAAAGGACAGGTGATCTGCATCATTGAAGCCATGAAACTCTTCAACGAGATTGAGTCTGAAGTGTCTGGCCGCATTGTGAAAGTCTTAACAGACAATGCCACCCCGGTTGAGTATGACCAACCCCTGTTCCTGGTAGATCCTAGTTAA
- the efp gene encoding elongation factor P — MATTADFRNGLCIEFNGDLWLISEFQHVKPGKGPAFVRTKLKNIKTGKVVDNTFTAGIKVTTARVEQRPHQFIFKDDYGYNFMDANTFEQVTLNDKLVPFADLMKEGQEVTILFHAETETPLTAELPTYVELTVTYTEPGIKGDTATNASKPAIVETGATITVPLFIGMDEKIKVDTRTYSYAERVK; from the coding sequence ATGGCAACTACCGCTGATTTCCGCAACGGGCTATGCATTGAATTCAACGGCGACTTGTGGCTCATCTCTGAGTTTCAGCACGTGAAACCAGGCAAGGGTCCCGCTTTCGTTCGTACCAAGTTAAAGAACATCAAAACCGGCAAAGTAGTGGACAACACCTTTACCGCCGGCATCAAGGTGACCACTGCCCGCGTAGAGCAGCGTCCGCACCAGTTCATTTTCAAAGATGATTATGGCTACAATTTCATGGACGCCAACACCTTTGAGCAGGTAACATTGAATGATAAATTGGTGCCTTTCGCAGATTTGATGAAAGAAGGCCAGGAAGTTACTATCTTGTTCCACGCAGAGACAGAAACGCCCCTGACGGCTGAACTTCCTACGTATGTAGAACTAACCGTTACGTATACAGAGCCGGGCATCAAGGGAGACACGGCCACCAACGCCTCCAAACCAGCCATTGTAGAAACAGGAGCCACCATCACCGTTCCCTTGTTCATTGGCATGGACGAAAAAATTAAGGTAGACACGCGTACCTATTCATACGCCGAACGAGTAAAATAA
- a CDS encoding beta-ketoacyl-ACP synthase III produces the protein MSKITAAITGVSGYAPDYVLTNQELETMVDTNDEWIVSRTGISERRILKGENQGTSAIAIPAVLDLLKKTNTKPEEVDLIICATTTPDMVFPATANIIAAETGLVNAFGYDLQAACSGFLFALATGSQFIETGKYKKIIVVGADKMSAIVDYTDRATCIIFGDGGGAVMLEPNTEGLGIQDSLLKSDGTGAQFLHMKAGGSRRPATQETVAAREHYAYQEGQQVFKFAVKGMADVSAEVMERNNLTADDVAWLVPHQANKRIIDATANRMGVGSEKVMLNIQKYGNTTSGTIPLCLWEYEPQLKKGDNLILAAFGGGFTWGAIYLKWAYDPK, from the coding sequence ATGAGTAAGATAACCGCTGCAATCACGGGCGTAAGCGGGTATGCCCCTGACTATGTCTTGACCAACCAAGAGTTGGAGACCATGGTAGACACCAATGATGAGTGGATTGTCAGCAGGACGGGTATCAGCGAAAGACGCATTCTGAAGGGCGAAAACCAGGGAACCTCAGCCATTGCCATTCCGGCAGTGTTGGACCTTCTCAAGAAAACCAATACCAAGCCAGAGGAAGTGGACCTCATCATCTGCGCCACTACCACCCCAGACATGGTGTTTCCGGCTACGGCCAACATCATTGCCGCAGAGACGGGTTTGGTGAATGCCTTTGGCTATGACCTGCAAGCCGCCTGCTCTGGGTTCCTGTTTGCGTTGGCCACCGGCTCTCAATTCATAGAGACGGGCAAATACAAGAAAATAATAGTAGTAGGCGCTGATAAAATGTCTGCCATTGTAGACTATACAGACCGGGCCACGTGCATCATCTTCGGAGATGGCGGCGGCGCCGTGATGCTGGAGCCTAACACAGAAGGCCTGGGCATTCAGGACAGCCTATTGAAGTCTGACGGAACCGGTGCCCAGTTCCTGCACATGAAAGCCGGCGGTAGCCGCAGACCAGCCACGCAGGAGACCGTAGCCGCCCGTGAGCATTACGCCTACCAGGAAGGACAGCAGGTATTCAAGTTTGCCGTGAAGGGCATGGCAGACGTATCTGCCGAGGTCATGGAACGCAACAACCTCACCGCAGATGATGTGGCCTGGTTGGTGCCGCACCAAGCCAACAAGCGCATCATTGACGCTACGGCCAACCGCATGGGCGTGGGCTCTGAGAAAGTGATGCTCAACATCCAGAAATACGGCAACACCACAAGCGGCACCATTCCTTTATGTCTATGGGAGTATGAGCCACAGCTTAAGAAAGGCGACAACCTTATTCTGGCGGCCTTTGGTGGCGGCTTTACCTGGGGTGCCATCTACCTGAAATGGGCGTATGACCCTAAGTAA
- the plsX gene encoding phosphate acyltransferase PlsX translates to MKIALDAMGGDFAPEAVVEGAILAAETLKDEVQIILIGQEDLIHPLLQKHGYTGSRIKVVHASQVIEMGEHPTKALTQKPDSSIAVGYGMLASKKADAFCSAGNTGAMLVGAVFSVKQVEGILRPALASFIPKLSGGYGIMLDVGAIADCKPEILDQFGLIGSLYAQYVFNIDKPRVGLMNLGEEEGKGTMLTQPTHKLLKENKHIHFIGNIEGRDLFNDKADVIVCDGFTGNVILKMAESIFDIIHEKKITDPFFDRFNYEAVGGSPILGVNGNAIIGHGVSTPTAICNMVHLANRMAEAKIAERLKKSFSAR, encoded by the coding sequence ATGAAAATAGCTCTGGATGCGATGGGCGGCGACTTTGCCCCCGAAGCTGTTGTAGAAGGCGCCATTTTAGCCGCTGAGACACTGAAAGACGAGGTACAGATTATCCTTATAGGACAAGAAGACCTCATTCACCCTCTCCTGCAAAAGCACGGTTATACCGGCTCCAGAATTAAGGTAGTACACGCCTCTCAAGTAATTGAGATGGGTGAGCACCCTACCAAAGCGTTGACACAAAAACCGGATTCGAGCATTGCCGTGGGGTATGGCATGCTCGCCTCCAAAAAAGCAGACGCCTTCTGCAGCGCCGGGAACACCGGGGCCATGCTGGTAGGCGCTGTATTTAGCGTAAAGCAAGTGGAAGGGATTTTACGCCCTGCCCTTGCCAGCTTTATTCCTAAACTGTCTGGCGGCTACGGCATCATGCTGGACGTAGGCGCCATTGCCGACTGCAAGCCAGAGATCCTGGACCAGTTCGGTTTAATAGGTTCTCTGTACGCCCAGTACGTCTTTAACATAGACAAGCCGCGTGTAGGCCTCATGAACCTAGGGGAAGAAGAAGGGAAAGGCACCATGCTTACCCAGCCCACCCACAAGCTTCTTAAAGAAAACAAGCACATCCACTTTATCGGGAACATTGAAGGGCGCGACCTGTTCAATGACAAAGCAGACGTGATTGTCTGTGACGGCTTTACCGGTAACGTCATCCTTAAAATGGCTGAGTCTATCTTTGACATCATCCATGAAAAGAAAATCACTGATCCGTTCTTTGACCGCTTTAATTATGAGGCAGTGGGCGGCAGTCCTATCCTGGGCGTGAACGGCAATGCCATCATTGGCCACGGCGTCTCCACCCCTACCGCAATCTGCAACATGGTGCACCTGGCCAACAGAATGGCAGAGGCCAAGATTGCAGAGCGACTCAAAAAAAGTTTCAGCGCCAGATAA
- the rpmF gene encoding 50S ribosomal protein L32 produces MAHPKRKISKTRRDKRRTHDKLTEKAIATCPTTGEVHQYHRAYVVDGDLYHNGKVAIKNYASVA; encoded by the coding sequence ATGGCACATCCTAAGCGAAAAATCTCCAAAACCAGAAGAGATAAGAGAAGAACGCACGACAAGCTTACTGAAAAGGCTATTGCTACCTGCCCAACTACCGGCGAGGTTCACCAATACCACAGAGCCTATGTAGTGGACGGTGACTTATACCACAACGGTAAAGTGGCTATTAAAAATTACGCCTCTGTTGCTTAA
- a CDS encoding YceD family protein: MKEIKKYYIHLTKLSNKTHEYEFELGNSFFEMFSQELIHGGSLKARVVLKKSELLLHFTFYITGEVRVTCDRSLEEFNMPLDIERVLLVRFGPEDLEMDENVLQIVPETQFINIAQHLYDFIGLAVPMKKLHPRFMEEVDEDEEGDEAEGLLIYSTGTAEEEEDDDDEDGPVDPRFEALRKIK, from the coding sequence GTGAAGGAGATTAAGAAATACTATATCCATCTGACCAAGCTCAGCAACAAGACGCATGAGTATGAGTTTGAATTGGGTAACAGTTTCTTTGAGATGTTCAGCCAGGAGTTGATTCATGGCGGCAGCTTGAAGGCGCGCGTAGTGCTCAAGAAGTCGGAGCTTTTACTGCATTTCACTTTCTACATTACCGGTGAGGTACGCGTTACCTGTGACCGCAGCCTGGAGGAGTTCAACATGCCTCTGGACATAGAAAGAGTTTTATTGGTGCGCTTTGGTCCAGAAGATTTAGAAATGGACGAGAACGTACTGCAGATTGTACCAGAGACTCAATTCATTAATATTGCCCAGCATCTCTATGATTTCATAGGTCTGGCAGTACCCATGAAAAAGCTGCACCCTCGGTTTATGGAGGAGGTAGACGAGGACGAAGAGGGAGATGAGGCAGAAGGCCTTTTGATCTACTCCACTGGCACAGCAGAAGAGGAAGAAGACGACGATGACGAAGACGGCCCAGTGGACCCTCGTTTTGAAGCCTTGCGAAAGATTAAGTAA
- the pdxA gene encoding 4-hydroxythreonine-4-phosphate dehydrogenase PdxA: MDPKYKAKIGITIGDIAGIGPEVVLKTLADNRILHHCTPIIYGTGAAVNFYRKQLGLENFNFQIIPASDQALPRKVNVVNCLEEEITFTPGTPSAETGALARAALLKAAEDLKAGHIEAVVTAPIDKDNTQGEGFQFPGHTEFFTQYFDAPESLMFLVADKLRVATATGHIPVKEIAGRITPELLIRKLSILDSSLRKDFGIQKPKIAVLGLNPHAGENGLLGAEEAEIISPVIEQLKAKGNLVFGPFPADGFFGTRSYQKFDATLALYHDQGLIPFKTLAFERGVNFTAGLPVVRTSPDHGTAYNIAGQGKADETSLREALFTAIDILKARTPLV; encoded by the coding sequence ATGGATCCTAAATACAAAGCAAAGATTGGCATTACCATAGGCGACATAGCCGGCATTGGCCCCGAGGTAGTTTTAAAGACCTTGGCAGACAACCGCATATTACACCACTGCACGCCCATCATTTACGGCACGGGGGCCGCGGTTAACTTTTACCGCAAGCAGCTGGGTCTGGAGAATTTCAACTTCCAGATCATACCCGCCAGTGACCAGGCATTGCCCCGCAAGGTGAACGTGGTCAACTGCCTGGAAGAAGAAATCACCTTTACCCCTGGCACTCCTTCTGCAGAAACCGGCGCCTTGGCCAGAGCAGCTTTACTCAAAGCCGCCGAGGATTTAAAGGCTGGTCATATTGAAGCCGTAGTGACTGCGCCCATTGACAAAGACAATACCCAGGGCGAAGGTTTTCAATTTCCGGGGCATACCGAGTTCTTCACGCAGTATTTTGACGCGCCAGAGAGCCTCATGTTCCTGGTAGCCGACAAACTAAGAGTAGCTACGGCCACCGGTCACATACCCGTAAAAGAAATAGCCGGCCGGATCACGCCAGAATTGCTCATCCGGAAACTTTCTATTCTGGACAGCTCCCTGCGCAAGGACTTTGGCATTCAGAAACCTAAGATTGCCGTGTTGGGTCTGAACCCACACGCCGGTGAGAATGGCTTGCTTGGCGCTGAGGAGGCAGAGATTATCTCGCCAGTCATTGAACAGTTGAAGGCCAAGGGAAACCTGGTATTCGGGCCTTTTCCGGCAGACGGTTTCTTTGGTACGCGCAGCTACCAGAAGTTTGATGCCACCCTGGCGCTGTACCATGACCAAGGCCTAATCCCCTTTAAAACGCTGGCGTTTGAGCGAGGCGTCAATTTCACGGCCGGTCTGCCGGTGGTGCGCACCTCGCCAGACCATGGAACGGCCTATAACATAGCAGGCCAAGGCAAGGCAGACGAAACCTCCTTGAGAGAAGCGCTCTTCACGGCCATTGACATCTTAAAAGCCCGTACCCCGTTGGTATAG
- a CDS encoding leucyl aminopeptidase family protein: MAVLVSGRDQLPQDLFSEEERTFILRQLELKSNLVTLTKYTHQVYLVFTEAKKKQTDTNEAWRKAGHALQQRLAADKVEHVVLQDATNTDAALFVAEGLVLSNYSFLTYKTEKATPPALKKVTVTGEGYTETQIKETANLLHAVYQTRDLINTPHNQQTATLLTEQIQEMLEGTGVQVEVLDEVQIQSLKMGGLLSVSQASDESPTFSILEWKPENATNEQPVVLVGKGVVYDTGGLSLKPTPNSMDFMKSDMSGAAAVAGTITALAKNKVPLHVIGLIPATDNLISGKGFAPGDVITMHSGHTVEVLNTDAEGRLILADALHFAKKYNPSLVIDIATLTGAAARAIGREGIVMMGTADDLVKTDLKLAGDLAHERLVEFPLWEEYQDHLKSDIADLKNIGGAEAGAISAGKFLEFFTNYPWVHLDIAGTAYLLSPDSYRGKNATGTSVRLLYHFLSSLASA; this comes from the coding sequence ATGGCTGTTTTGGTTTCAGGCCGTGACCAACTCCCCCAGGATCTCTTCTCTGAGGAGGAACGCACGTTTATTCTACGGCAGTTAGAGCTCAAAAGCAATCTGGTGACGCTAACCAAGTATACGCACCAGGTGTATTTGGTCTTCACAGAAGCCAAGAAGAAACAGACAGACACCAATGAAGCCTGGCGCAAAGCGGGTCACGCCCTGCAACAGCGCCTGGCCGCAGATAAAGTAGAGCACGTGGTTTTACAGGACGCCACCAACACTGACGCTGCCCTATTTGTAGCCGAAGGCTTGGTACTGAGCAACTATTCCTTCCTGACCTATAAAACCGAAAAAGCCACTCCTCCTGCCTTGAAAAAGGTAACAGTGACCGGTGAAGGCTATACAGAAACGCAAATAAAGGAAACGGCTAACCTGTTGCACGCTGTGTACCAGACCCGCGACCTTATTAACACCCCGCACAACCAACAGACCGCCACATTGCTCACCGAGCAGATTCAGGAGATGCTGGAAGGTACCGGCGTACAAGTGGAAGTTTTGGACGAAGTGCAGATTCAATCCTTGAAAATGGGCGGTTTGCTAAGCGTAAGCCAAGCCAGCGACGAGTCTCCTACCTTTTCTATTTTAGAATGGAAGCCAGAGAACGCTACCAACGAGCAACCGGTGGTACTGGTAGGCAAAGGCGTGGTGTATGACACCGGCGGATTGAGCTTGAAGCCTACGCCTAACTCCATGGACTTCATGAAGTCAGACATGTCAGGTGCGGCGGCCGTAGCGGGTACTATCACTGCCCTGGCTAAAAACAAAGTTCCGTTACATGTAATCGGTTTGATACCTGCTACAGACAACCTGATCAGTGGCAAAGGATTCGCGCCGGGTGATGTCATTACCATGCACAGCGGCCATACCGTGGAGGTCTTGAACACAGACGCCGAAGGCCGTCTGATTCTGGCAGATGCCCTACACTTCGCTAAGAAATACAATCCTTCACTCGTAATAGACATAGCCACCCTCACTGGTGCTGCCGCAAGAGCCATTGGCCGCGAAGGCATTGTGATGATGGGAACAGCTGATGACCTGGTGAAGACGGATTTGAAACTAGCTGGAGATTTAGCCCATGAACGTCTAGTAGAATTCCCGCTTTGGGAAGAGTACCAGGACCATTTAAAATCTGACATAGCCGACCTGAAAAACATTGGCGGCGCCGAAGCCGGAGCCATCTCGGCGGGTAAGTTTTTGGAGTTTTTCACCAACTACCCTTGGGTACACCTGGACATTGCCGGCACCGCCTATTTATTAAGCCCAGACAGCTACCGCGGCAAAAATGCCACCGGTACCAGTGTGCGCTTGTTATACCACTTCTTATCTTCTCTGGCCTCAGCCTAA
- the rsmA gene encoding 16S rRNA (adenine(1518)-N(6)/adenine(1519)-N(6))-dimethyltransferase RsmA yields MKLVQPKKHLGQHFLTDLKIAQDIVEALRLPNGAKQVLEVGPGMGVLTQFLLQHTEYQTTIVDIDRESIAWLNEHFPQLEGRVLLADFLKTDLKTLFDGPFCVIGNFPYNISTQILFKVLDHRNQVPEVVGMLQKEVAERIAAPHGSKTYGIMSVLLQAFYDIEYLFTVHENVFNPPPKVKSAVIRLTRNNIETLPVDEKLFVKVVKASFATRRKTLRNCLKPFNLPEEMTKEPLFDKRAEQLSVQDFIQLTHQIQQHAV; encoded by the coding sequence GTGAAGCTCGTCCAGCCCAAGAAACACCTAGGTCAGCATTTTCTAACTGATCTTAAGATAGCGCAAGATATTGTGGAAGCCCTGCGCCTGCCCAATGGTGCCAAGCAGGTGCTGGAGGTAGGCCCCGGCATGGGCGTGCTCACGCAGTTTCTCCTTCAGCATACAGAGTACCAGACCACCATCGTGGACATTGACCGCGAGTCCATTGCCTGGCTCAATGAGCATTTCCCGCAACTGGAAGGCCGCGTTCTTTTAGCCGATTTCCTGAAAACCGACCTAAAAACGCTGTTTGACGGACCTTTCTGCGTGATTGGCAACTTCCCGTACAACATCTCTACGCAGATTCTTTTCAAGGTCCTGGACCATAGAAACCAGGTGCCCGAGGTGGTGGGTATGTTGCAGAAAGAAGTGGCAGAGCGTATTGCGGCTCCGCACGGCTCCAAGACCTACGGCATAATGAGCGTGCTCTTGCAGGCCTTCTATGACATTGAGTACCTGTTCACGGTGCATGAGAACGTGTTCAATCCGCCACCCAAGGTAAAGTCTGCGGTGATTAGATTAACGCGTAACAACATTGAGACCCTGCCCGTGGATGAGAAGCTGTTTGTGAAGGTGGTGAAGGCCAGCTTTGCCACCAGACGTAAAACCCTGAGAAACTGCCTGAAGCCCTTCAACCTGCCCGAGGAGATGACCAAAGAACCTTTGTTTGACAAACGCGCCGAGCAGCTCTCCGTACAGGATTTCATTCAACTGACC